From the Pseudorasbora parva isolate DD20220531a chromosome 2, ASM2467924v1, whole genome shotgun sequence genome, the window AAGATCTTTCAATGCTCTTAAGTTCAGATATTTGACACAAACAAGATAAAGAGCCTTCTTAGATATAGTGTCAAAAAGACCCAGTTCAGGTATTGTAAAAGAGAGTAATCTTCCATCAGTCTCCTGCCAATCTCCTACATTTACCACCACCTTAATGCTGGGGAAGTCATTCTTAACCATCTCTACTTGCTATGGGATTAAAGAAAAAGACTCTTGTATCTCATGTAGCAATTTTTCAACAGTCCGAACAGAATGAATACCAATCTTGATGGCCAGTTTTTCTGCAGAAATCCATCGGTCAATTGACCAAAGATGACAGATTTTACATATTCCTGCTTTTACCAGGTTTGTGCGGACACTTTTAGATTTTAAACTCATACCAGTAAGAAGAGGATTAAAAAGTAACGGTTCTTTAAGAACCCACTCATGGGGAACCTCAGACAACTCTCTTTTAACAACAAATATTTGCCATGCATTTAAAACGGATGCATAAAAGAAAGAGAGTCCATTCAAATTCACTTCCTTCAAATTAATTAAGAATAGATGTTTATCCAAGTTCATCCGCCCCACTCTTCTTAGTAGAGCAGAAGCAATTTCTGACCAGTTCTGAGACTAATGGTACAGTATAGTCTTTGCGCAGTCTGCAGTCTAAAACCAGCCACCTTGGATTTAATGTCCATAAGGCCCTGGCCTCCTTCACTTAGCTGAGCTACAGTACTGATTCTCTGAACCACGTCTGTgacatggcatccaggcccaaTGGAGCCGAatgcctgagggagaaccacaatgggcagtgggacgtctctcgagacgcaaacagatccacttccacctggccaaacctctcgcatatggcctccaccacctctggatggagacgccaatccccgggcctcagcccctgcctcgataggatgtctgctccctgattctGGTCCCCCGGGATGTAAACTGCTCTGAGTGACGacagtttcccttgggaccacaggaggacctgatgcgccagtctgCACAGAGAGCGCAATCTCAGACGCCCCTGACGATTTAGATACGATACCATGGCagtgttgtcggatcgtatcaggagaTGGTGGAAGAGATGAACGATCACACTGAAGAGATGAACGATTAAGCACGAGAGCTGGCATTCCGCCAAAGAGAGACGAGCAAACCTACCCGAGAGACAAGACCATCTTTGCGCTGAAACTCCTCCAACTCCATCCGAGTTTCACTTGCCCTAAAGAGACTGAGAAACTGCGACAGACCACACACATAAGCCCACTCAAAGCAAGTATTCTATTTCCCAATCAAACTGCGTTGTCTTGACCATTCCTGTTTACGGGAATAGTGTTAATCAATTTGGGGCCTCTTGGAAAGAACTGAGTAATAAAAGCtttccctttctctctctcgttcGGTGCCCCGAACGGCCCGAAAGGAAGCGTaacgaattggtgcaatccaaacggcgtggtaaaagcatttttttctttggtTACTGGAGACTTGGGGGTCTGCCAGTAACCCTTTGTCAAGTCCAGTGTCAAATAAAAACGAGCAGTACCCAGCCAATTAAGCAATTCGTCAATCCGTGGCATGGGATATGCATCAAATTTCGAAACCGCGTTGACTTTTCTGTAATCCACGCAGAACCGGACAGAGCCGTCAGGTTTTGGAACCAAAACGAttggctcgcccagtcactatTGGATTCTTCTATAACCCCCATCTCTAGCATTGccacttttttcttgtgttcaggcaatcTATATGGTCGGCTGCGTACAACCACGCCTGGCTCGGTCTCAACGTGGTGTTGGATGAGGTCTGTCcgacccggtaggggcgagaacatgTCGGCGAAATCTGCCTGTAATTGTTTGAGGTCTATGAGTTGGgagggtgagaggtgatctccccccggGACCAGAGCGTGAGATTGTGTCTTTTGAACAGCCTCTGGTCCAAGATCATCCTATCCACTCACTACCGTCACCAGCATCACAGCCTCTGCCTCAacccatttttttaataaattgagGTGGTATATCTGACGTGCCCCATCCCTGTCGGACCGAATTACCTCACAGTTCAGATCCCCTACTCGTCGTGTGACCTCAAACGGTCCTTGCCACTTGGCGAGTAATTTGGAACTAGAGGTGGAGAGTAATAGAAgtactttctctcccggtgaaAATTGCCGTAATCTAGCCCCTTTGTTGTACATCTGTCTTTGTTTGTCTTGAGCCTGTAACAAATTCTCCATTTAAAGCCCCAGCatgtggagttttgttctcaGGTCTAACACAAACTGAATTTCGTTATTACTCCCGGATGGTCTGTCCTCCCAAGCTTCTTTAATGACATCCAAAACGGGACATGAGACAAATCCAAAAaccatacactctaaaaatgatgggttaaaaacaacccaagttgggttgaaaatggacaaacacagaaattgggttttttgaacccagtgattggatccatccatccatccatccatccatccatccatccatccatccatccatccatccatccatccatccatccatccatccatccattatcttccgcttatccggggccgggtcacgggggcaacagtctaagcagagatgCCCAGACTTTCTTCTCCCtagccacttcctccagctcctctgGGGGAACcccgaggcgttcccaggcTTCGCCGagagacataatccctccagcgtgtcctaGGTCTTCCCCGGTGCCTTCTCCCAGTGGGACGTGCCTGGAACATCTTCCTGAGAAGTCGTCCACGAGGCATCCAAAATAGATGCCCATaccacctcagctggctcctctcgatgtggaggagcaacggctctactctgagctcctcccgaatgaccgagcttctcaccctatctctaagggagtTTCCAGCCACCCTGCGGggaaagctcatttcagccacctgtatccgggatcttgtcctttcggtcatgacccacagcgCAAGACCATAGGGGACAGTAGGAATGAAGATTGACTGGTAAATCgctccttcttcaccacgaCAGATCGGTACATCGACCGCATTACTGCAGACGCTGCCCCGATCTgtctgtcaatctcccgttccatccttccctcaatcgtgaacaagaccccaagatacttaaactcctccacttgaggcaagaactctccaccaacctgaagtgagcaagctacccttttccaactgagaaccatggcctcAGAATTGAaggtgctgattctcatcccagCCACTTCACACTCGGCTGCAAACCGTCCCAGGGCATGCTGAAGGTCCTGGTCTGAGGTTGCCAACAGgacaacatcatctgcaaagagcaGCGACGAAATCGCATGGTCCCCAAACTGGACACTCTCCGGCCCTTGGCTGCGTCTAGAAATTCAGCCACACTTAAAAACCACACTGCTCCTTCTGAATCCGAGGTTCCACTATCGGCCAAACTCTCCTCTCCAGTACCCTGGCAAAGACTTTCCCAAGGAGGCTGAGAAGTGTATTCCCCCTGTAGAACACACTCTCCGGTCCCCCTTCTTGAAAAGAGGGACCACCACCCCGCTCTGCCAGTCCATAGGTACTGTCCCCAACTGCCATGCGATGCTGCAGAGTCAGCTaagacagccccacaacatccagagacttaaGGTACTCAGGGCGAATCTCATCCACCCCCTGTGCCTTGCCTCCGAGGAGCTTATTAACTACCTCGATGACTCCCGTTGAGTTAATCATTAACCTTCCGCCTAgggtaagtaagtaagtaaaatgtacttgTATAGCACTTTATAGATAAAAATCACAAAGTGCTTCACAACAAAAAGAGGAATTACACAACATTACAGTTCTAGTCAAAATAAgtacaaatgaaaataaacagaaatacaCAAAAGACCAGCCAAACCCTACACTCTAGATAAAAGCCTCTTTAAATAGAAGAGTTTTCAACTGTGTTTTAAAATTTTCCACTGAGTCCAGGCAGCGTAAGGAAGAAGGCAATGCATTCCACAGTCTAGGTGCCACAGCTTGAAATGAACGGTCCCAtcttgttttaaaatgtgtgtggGGGGCAACTAAAAATCTTTGACCTGTGGGTGCCATGTGCACTGATGGACACCCTTATGCTTGAACATGGTGTTCATTATGGACAAGCCATGGTTAGCACAGAAGTCCAATAACAGAACACCGCTCGGATTCAGATCGGGGGGCCAGATTCCTCCCAATCACGCCCCTCCAGGTGTCTCTGTCACTGCCCACGTGGGCGTTGAAGTCCTCCAGTAGAATGATGGAGTCTCTAGTCGGAGCACTTTCCAGCACCCCTCCCAGAGACCCCAAGAGGGCCGGGTACTCTGCACTGCCATTCGGCCCGTAGGCACAAAATGACAGTGAGTGACCTATCCCCGACTCGAAGGCGCAGGGAAGCGACCCTCTCGTTCACCGGGGTGAACTCCAACACATGGTGGCTGAGCTGGGCCCACTCCAGCCCGCCGCCTCTCACCATGGGCAACTCCAGAGTGGTAGAGAGTCCAGCCTCTTTCGAGAAGTGTGGCTCCAGAGCCCAAGCTGTGCGTGGAGGTGAGCCCGACTATTTCTAGTCGGTATCTCTCGACCTCCCGCACAAGCTCAGGCTCCTTCCCCACCAATGAGGTAACATTCCAAGTCCCAAGAGCCAGTTTCCGTGTCCAGAGATCGGGTCGTCGGGGACCTTGCCTTCGACTGTCGCCCGATCCACTATGCACCGTCCCCTTATGATCCCTCCTGCAGGTGGCGAGCCCACGGGAGGGCGGCCCCACATCACTCTTTCGGGCTGAGCCCGGCCGGGCCACATGGGGGAAGGCCTGGCCACCAGTTGCTCGCATACGAGCCCCAACCCCGGGCCTGGCTCCAGGGTGGGGCCCCTGCTGTGCCATGCCGGGCGACGTCTCCTCCTTGATTTTAACATTGGGCCAATTAAAACGATCCTAATTTCTGCggttgtccattttcaacccagctTGGATTGTTATTatcccaacattttttttagagtgtacagagACAGACTAGACGTGACAATAACTAAGAAAAGCATCATATACAAGgcatgtaaaaacatgtaacaCCTCTTAAATGTTCTTTTTTGGCATTTGTGGTTCCTCTGGTGCTCTTCGTTCATTTTTGACCAAcgacaattattattattattattattatatattttttttacttcatcaGAATGGTACAAAACTTGGTAAAGGTTTTGGTACCTGCTAAggtaacacacatacacacatgggTTCCtcatgtaaggtctttatacaccttCTGAAAACCACCAGTGTGTCCTTAAACAAGGCAATTTACTCCAGTCGGAGTGCATTATTTGTACAATCTAATGTGATTTCCTTTTTCCCTAGCTCCAGAttgctgctcttttttttttttgtacattagACTTATTTCTCTCGTCTCTCTGTTCAAGGgcttgttcacccaaaaatgaaattgatgtcattaatgactcagcctaatgtcattccacacccgtaagacctccgttcatcttcagaacacagtttaagatattttatatttagtccgacagcgtatctaagtgtaggcacactatactgcccatgtccagaaagggaataaaaacatcatcaaagtagtctatatgtgacatcagttggttaactagaatctcttgaagcatcgaaaataaaaaacaatttggtccaaaaataacaaaaactacaactttattcagcattgtcttatcttccttgtttgtgttcaatcctcaaataaagatttaaactgttatgaatcagcgtattgattcatgattcggatcgccaatgtcacgtgttttcagcagtttggcatttTGATAAGTGATCCGAATCAATCAATATGaggtccccccccccccctgtttttatagcatcaaataactaacaaATTAGCTaacaaataactaactaaaaacaaacacttgaaatgaaatcattgtgataaaaactgcctacaatgacgtAAACTaacttggggaaaaaatatttgaagtgtagtttgattgtttagtttgtctcacgTCCATTAAAAAACACGGCCacctgggggcgatcgaggcatGGATGCATCAGCACTTATTTACAGGAGTGCTGCAGGCCTGGTGTGAACACACTCTAAATCTCCAGAGAATAACCTGTTTTAAAATAAACCCAGAACAGAGGAGAGTCTACTGGCAAAAGGAGAACACAACAGCTCATAATAAAACCAGAATAAACATGCAAATCCCTGATATGTTTAATCAGAATGGAAGCAATAATCGTATCAAAGGTGACAGCAAAGATATTTATGTTACAaaagtttatatttaaaataaatgcttttctattcatcatagaaccatgcatttttgtttccacaaaaaattaaaaaaaattaaacattttttaacattgataatcaaatcaagaatgatttctgaaggttcatgtgacactgaaaactggagaaattatgctgaaaattcagcattAATTACAGATAAattccatttttaaatatttttcaatagaaaacacatttttgtaGAAAACACAActtgtaataatttcacaatattactagcaaagaatacatttaactagttatttttgcaaaattcAACAAATTCAGAATTTTCCTTagcaatatatttatacagAAAATGATATGTACAAAAGCTCATAATTTACATAGATGTGTATTGTGATGTGATTTGTATAGTGTGGACTAGCAGGTGCATCCTGTGTGTGTGGAAGAAAATCTTCACAGCTCACTGCAAACTCTGAAACTTCAGCACCATCTGATGAACTTCAGTGACATCCGTTTTATTGAGACCATCACCATGCAACAACACAGATAGTGAAAATATCACTGGGGCGGTGCCCTTAGGTTTTAacttaaagtactgatgtgtaccttttaaggtacaaataagtaccatttaggggtgagtaagatacaaagatgtaccttttcacgtttgtaccttagggtacagccccagtgacagcactgtaccttatttttttctgagaatgtatagaaatataatataaatatacttgttacatttattataaatatatatattttcttttaatgttttatttaagaaAGTGAGTACCCTGCAAAAAAGCTGAATTATTTATAAGGACTGAATCAAATCAACGCTATTAAAACTAGAAGTGTGGCCTGAAACTCACATTTGCATTTGAGGCGGCAGGAGAGTCTCAGAGTCTCCAGTGACCATGATCAAACCCCAAGAGGTttatttacaagaaataaagtTTTACAACTGAAACCAATTTTACATCTGTTAGCATTGAGGCTTTTGcatgatgtttttgtttttttttgtttttttttgacataTAATATGTtcttctagcctgacaagccagacccacatcaagatgtttggtctggaaactcaccattgacagctcaatcctaggggcggataaacggttgtctttcaaactccctctgcacgcgataggatagtgctacaccaaccagagcaacgaaggtgaagcagagctcgctgacagattaaacattcgccgtatccgttcggctaaactccgaacacatcttccctttttaagaatgacttcagtgccgttctttgttcttttctcagagaaaagcttaactctaagtGTCCAGAGTCACCGTCAAAGCTGATtcgtgtttactagaagcacgcaaacgcaactcagccatcattatggccccgcccaccgactctataacATGAcatgattggcccgtccagattgtgaggaatacagctcagaagggtattgagagttcctagatgacacttgagggcagattagatttgcttccgctagggtgcgtctagatttctaggctaatgttCTTCAGCTTTATTCTTGCAAGCACAAATTAGTACAATATTGTCATTCACTACTAGCAGAATTATTTAAGGCTCTTTGTGTTGGTATTGCTAGATATATTGTAGCTGCTTTAGGTGTTGTGTTTCTATTTCAGTTTATTTGTACTATTGCAAATTGATTTGCCTCACATTTTGACTAATTGCATTGATTTACGTTGTAAGCATTTAAATAGTTCTGCCTATCTCACTTTATGTATTTACAATTAATTGAATTAGTATTTTACACCActgatacattttaaaataaatttagtGGTTCCATCAACAAAACCTAATAGGATTTTTTCATTGgcttttgtattattgcatgcAAGAATTATAAACTTTTGTTGGCCACAGAGCTTGTTTTCTGCAATAATCCAAGAGTAAAATTTGTCAAGAGAACCAGATAAACCACACGTTTAACCTCTGGGTAAGCCTACAAAAATAAGATGaataatacattatattcattatgttTTCCGCATATTTCAAAAGCTTGTCATCCAGTGATAAGCACTACTATTCAACGAAATTGACGTTAGTGGAAATTGTGCTATACAAATGTTATAGGCTAGTTTAAAATTTATCTATGTAGAATGTTAAGGgtttaatattatttcatgCCGTAACTGCTATGTCCCTTATGAACTGCATATGTGAGTGTTATGTAAAATTACTGTTTAGATGAAATGCATGCTTTAATAGTAACTAATCATTGCAGGTTTCATCAGTTCAGTCTGTGACTTGCATCATAAACATCTGTGTTTAGCTTCAAAGAGCGTCTTCAACATCtttttctataaaaaaatattttttgcattACGATTCAAACATCCAAAGGCACAACAAAACTTCGGATCTTATTCTTCGGATTTTGCCCATTTTCCTCCACTTGTTATTTTTTTCTGCCACCACAATACGTGCGCAGCTGCAAGTGACTGTGACGTCTGCTCCAAATTTGTCTATAGCACCTTGCTTTAGTAGAAAATACCTCTTAGCAAACTTTAAGCTACGGTAGTGGTTGATGGTTAAATTGTTTCCGGGTGCAAGAACTTAAAGAGTAAATGCTGGTCTGATTACCatgtacatttgcatatataGCAGCGCTTTGCATTGGCAGCACATTCAGCGCTTTTAAAGAGTGCTTTGAAAGAGTTTAACATAGAGCAATATCTTCACCATCACAGAACAACAATGACTTTCATCATCATTTTTATCTCGATGCTTGCAGCATTTTATCAGGGTTTGTATAAATAGACTAGATcttattctataaactatcaTAGTTTGGTATCTCATGGTATATCTGTCTCTTTTAGAGTGTAGAGGACAGGTCTCTCAGGTCTCCGTCACTCAGACACCAGCAATAACAACAGCCCAAATAGGACAAGAAGTGAGAATAAACTGCAAAGCCAACAGGCCGGTGCATCTTAATGACCACATGGCTTGGTACTTCAGGGGATTTGGAGAAGCTCCTAAGCTACTCGTATACCGTGCCACATATCGTTTCACTGGAGTTCCATCTAGACTCACAGGAAGTGGACATGGAGCAGACTTCACTCTGACCATCAGTGGAGTCCAGCCTGAAGACGCAGGATATTACTTCTGTCAGAGCGACCACACTGGTGCAATAGTCACACAGTGATAAAGAGCCGTACAAAAACCTCCGTCACAATGCACTGATCCAGCTAAGAGACTCTGCAGCTGCTcatacatcacacacacaccacaaaacTACACTGTTAAAAATTACCTGTacaatttacagtaaaatactggcAGCAGGGTTGCCAGTTACTGTAATTTTTACATTAGCGGTTGtgttatttaatttacagaaTTTTACTGTATTCTTTGACACATTCACCTACCCAAAAAAGGAACATTTCAACAATTTTAAAGGCAATAGAAGTAATAATGAAATTACATATAAAGATGTCATTAAGTTTGACTGAAGTGGGTCAAAAAAGCATTCCTAAGTTAAAACGAGtttgcaaacttttttttttttttttttgcaagagTAAAATGGGGTGCAAATCAGGGATactttagtattatttatagagCATTATGTGTTCATATTTTGAGTaagttttattattaaattacattttagtttAAGGTCTAGTCATTTTTATTATGTGCTTTagtcatatttttaaataaacaaatatatattttaaatatttctatatagatttttttaaaattttatttcagttaagtTTAATTCAATACTTCAACTACTTATTTAagttagtatatatatatagtaacactttattttaagattcAATTATAACTATTAGCTAGTTGTTTATTAGCATGCGTCTTACTAGGgttttggctgtttattagtacattaataaagcacatattaatgccttattctgcatcccttaatcctaccgaatacctaaacttaaatgctacaaaactaCTATACTAACatttaataagcagtaaattaggagtttattgaggcaatcgtcgtagttaatagtgaatatgtgttccccatactaaagtgttatcatatatatatatatatatatatatatatatatatatatatatatatatatatatatatatactcacttaaaaatgttgggttaaaaataacccaacacgTAACCCAACTGTGGGTTGATATAGCACCTACCCaacgttgggttattttaacccaatgcATTGGGTTAAAAAACAGTTGGGTTAAAAGTAACCCAACAGTtgagttaaatttttatttttattcatgccattattttaataaataaaataatctgtatttgaaaacaatgggtttttatttgtataaaacaataaatgtgctttaaaatatatattgtaaatgtcaaactaaatattggggagtaaatatttattgtaaatatacataaatgtgtaaatattaaattcaaaatacacagcacacataatacacaaaaatgtacataaggtaaacatacataaaaggtgtatatacaaaacacaaattaaaaatgaacacaacaaatattaaattaaaaacctATACAAATATGGACAGAATACACAAATTCATAATATTAAAGTCTTCCAGAAATAaacaactttattaaaaaaatctacattGTACACTGTATGCCTTGATGTGTTGTAAACATATGTagcaaaacaaatacaaattatgataatcaaagtttttaatgaggcagcaaaatatatattcaagtttGCATGCTACAAAATCTCCCAAATGGGGCAGAGGTCTTTGGAtagttcatgtcataaataaataaaaaatctgaaacaTACAGCCAGTGCTTGAAATAAGGTCTTCTGTTCAACTGCCTCCAcagtgaaaatgaaaaaaatcagcGAGGTCTCTTTGTCCCCAAGCATCGTCATGTGGATCCTGGCTTGTCTCACTGTTCAGCTAATGCACCATGTTAGTTCCAACCttaaaagaatttaaaaaagttCAGTTTGCTTGCACTGTGACAACATCAGCAGTGTTAAATTACGTCAAAGTTGCAATGAAGCAGTGTTGTACTGAATTAAAGAAATTGTCACTAATTAGTCATTACATCTGctgttcatttttcaccaatCAACATACTAATCCTCATGCCgtttcaaacccgtaagactttggttcatcttcggaacacagaaaGGCCTAGAAaggcagtaaagacattaaagtaatccatgtgactccagtaatTCAACCTCAGTTTTTTGAAGTGACAAGCGTATATTCTATCCCTTAACCATAATTTaccactttatttacaaaacattaatcTCAACACATGTTCACGAGAGCCCCTAGACGCATGCGTGTTGTGTTGAAAAGAGAGCAAATGTTGttgtgttatgtttttttttttgtgttgttgttgcaaaAAGCACTcgtgtcgcttcataaaactgAGGTTAGACCACTTGAATCccatggattactttaatgcTGTCTGTCCTGGGTcttaaagtggtagttgcgtaggtcgtcaatggagggacagaaacctTGCAGATTTCTTtaacatttgtgtttcaaagaacaACGAAAGTCTTACAACGACACGAGGGTAATTCAtgagatagtttacccaaaaatgaaaatgattccatgatttactcaccctcaagccagcctaggtgtgtatgacattcttctttcagacaaatacaatctgagttatattaataaatatcctggctcttcaaagctttataatggaagcccataatttgaagcccaaaaatgcatccatccattataaaagtgcttcaCACGGCTCCGGAGATTAATAAGAACCCATTGAAGTGAATTGATGggattgtgtaagaaaaatatccatatttaacacgttataaagtaaaatatctagcttccaatGGACCGCATTAAGTATCCAACTTctgaaaaaagcgtaactgctGTGAGAATAACGTCGGACGTAGCGTAAAAAAACGTAAATGTCGAGACGATTAAGTTGGACGTAGCGTAACCGTTTTGATTTGCGAGAGGCGTTACAGtttctttgtaagttgaataagGAAGGCTGTCTGTCGAAAatttgttattttagtctataaagttttaaatatggatatttttctacaaaaacccatcgattcacctCAGAAGGCCCTTATTAACCTCCTGGAGCCTTATGGATTACTTTCATAATGGATcgatgcactttttttgggcttcaaattttgaccattataatgcttggattagtcaggacatttattaataactgattgtgttcgtctgaaagaagaatgtcatatacacctaggatgacttgagggtgagtacataATGGGAtattttttgggtaaactattggATAATCTATTAACAAGCAAAATCACTAAAGGAAATAATAAATGGATGCATATGAGCCACATAGCAGTGCACTTTATCAAAGCTAATTTGATAGTGTTGCTTTTACTTACAGGCTGATTGGTGAATGTAATTAAGCTTCTCTTCATTTCAGCATATGTTGGACACACCATGTTGTCCATTTGTGAGGTA encodes:
- the LOC137048729 gene encoding Ig kappa chain V region 3547 gives rise to the protein MVYLSLLECRGQVSQVSVTQTPAITTAQIGQEVRINCKANRPVHLNDHMAWYFRGFGEAPKLLVYRATYRFTGVPSRLTGSGHGADFTLTISGVQPEDAGYYFCQSDHTGAIVTQ